DNA from Arthrobacter sp. StoSoilB19:
GGGCAGGAAGGAGGGCGGCAGGTTGAACGATTCCGACGGCGTGCGCAGCGAGGTGGACAAGGTCCACAGGACAGGGCCGAGGGTCAGCGCCGCTGCCACGGCCAAGGCTGCGTATCTGCCGGCAGTGCCGGCTGATGGCAAGCGGCGGGGCGTACGGGTGGCGGGCGGTTCGGCGGTGGAACCGGAAGGCAAGCCGGTCCCGGTGTGCAGGGTCTGGCTGGACATGGCGGACCTCACTGGTAGAAGACGAAGCGGCGGCTAAGGCGGAACTGCAGGGCGGTGACGGCAAGGATCAGCACGGTGAGTACCAGGCCGATGGCGGAGGCTTTGCCGAACTCCAGTTGCTGGAAGGCGGATTCGAAGATGACCATGACGGCGGTCCGGGTGGAGTCGCCGGGGCCGCCGTTGGTCAGGACATAGGGCTGGTCGAAGACCTGCAGGGCGCTGATGATGGCCATGACGGACGCCACGAGCACCGTGGGGCTGATCAGCGGAAGGGTCACGTTGCTGAACTGTTTCCAGCCCGTGGCACCATCCAGGTTCGCTGCTTCATGCAGTTCTTTCGGGATATTGGTGAGGGCGCCAAGGAAGAGCAGGAAAGAGAACCCGAAGTTCTGCCACACGTAGACCAGGACGACGACGGCGGCGGACGCCGCGGGGCTTGTCAGCCACGGCACAGCGGGGATCCCGACGAGTGACAGGAGCCAATTCACCACGCCGAATTGTTCGTTGAACATGTACCGCATGAAGATGGACACCGACGCGGCGGACAGGACCAGGGGAAAGAAGAAGGTGGAACGGAGGAATACCCTCAGCCAGGACGGCATCCTGGCCTGAAGCATGGAGGCCAGGCCAAGGGCGATGCCCAGTTGAAGGACTACCGCCACAATCACAAACCCGATGGTGTTCAGGAAGGACAC
Protein-coding regions in this window:
- a CDS encoding sugar ABC transporter permease, whose product is MTTTSTVPRPTVKPPAVRRSFVERRLARIFLAPTVIGMALFTFLPIIASLVLAFFRWDIISAPQFVGFANFASLAQDPTVRVSFLNTIGFVIVAVVLQLGIALGLASMLQARMPSWLRVFLRSTFFFPLVLSAASVSIFMRYMFNEQFGVVNWLLSLVGIPAVPWLTSPAASAAVVVLVYVWQNFGFSFLLFLGALTNIPKELHEAANLDGATGWKQFSNVTLPLISPTVLVASVMAIISALQVFDQPYVLTNGGPGDSTRTAVMVIFESAFQQLEFGKASAIGLVLTVLILAVTALQFRLSRRFVFYQ